The Thermosulfurimonas sp. F29 genome includes a window with the following:
- the argF gene encoding ornithine carbamoyltransferase, which produces MKHLKRILDLRPEEAEGLIRRGLELKKRLRAGVPHRPLLGKILALIFEKPSTRTRVSFEAAMMKLGGQTIFLSSRDLQLARGEPLKDTARVLSRYVDGIVVRTFGQEVVEELAAYAEVPVINGLSDRFHPCQVLSDLMTVVETGRKLGDLVVAWVGDGNNMANSWIEAAALFGFELRLACPEGYDPDPEVLEEARSRGARIALLRDPVEAVRGAEVVNTDVWASMGQEAEAEERRRVFQPYQVNSRLLRHAAPEAIVLHCLPAHRGEEITEEVLEGPQSVVWDQSENKMWLHAAVLEKLLA; this is translated from the coding sequence ATGAAACACCTAAAACGGATTCTGGATCTCCGGCCGGAGGAGGCCGAAGGACTTATTCGTCGGGGTCTGGAGCTGAAGAAACGGCTCAGGGCCGGGGTTCCTCATCGTCCCCTCCTGGGCAAAATTCTGGCCCTCATTTTTGAGAAACCCTCCACCCGCACCCGGGTTTCCTTCGAGGCCGCCATGATGAAACTCGGGGGGCAGACCATATTCCTCTCCTCGCGGGACCTTCAGCTCGCCCGGGGGGAACCCCTCAAGGACACCGCCCGGGTGCTCTCCCGCTATGTGGACGGGATAGTGGTGCGCACCTTCGGTCAGGAGGTGGTGGAGGAACTGGCCGCCTACGCCGAGGTCCCGGTCATAAACGGTCTTTCGGACCGCTTTCACCCCTGTCAGGTCCTTTCGGATCTCATGACCGTGGTGGAAACCGGACGGAAACTCGGGGATCTGGTGGTGGCCTGGGTGGGAGACGGGAACAACATGGCCAACTCCTGGATCGAGGCCGCAGCCCTTTTCGGGTTCGAGCTGCGCCTGGCCTGTCCGGAGGGTTACGATCCCGATCCGGAGGTTCTGGAGGAGGCCCGTAGCCGGGGAGCCCGCATAGCCCTTCTCCGGGATCCGGTGGAGGCCGTAAGGGGTGCCGAGGTGGTAAACACCGATGTCTGGGCCAGCATGGGCCAGGAGGCCGAGGCCGAGGAAAGACGACGGGTGTTTCAACCCTATCAGGTGAATAGCCGGCTCCTTCGGCACGCGGCTCCGGAGGCCATAGTCCTCCACTGTCTGCCGGCCCATCGGGGGGAGGAAATCACCGAGGAGGTTCTGGAAGGGCCGCAGTCGGTGGTGTGGGATCAGTCCGAAAACAAGATGTGGCTACACGCGGCCGTTCTCGAAAAACTACTCGCCTGA
- a CDS encoding thioredoxin family protein, whose translation MVREIRVLGPGCPRCEALYDNVVLALDELGIDATVEKVKDLGQIAAHGVMQTPGLVVDGRVVSQGKVLSVEEIKELLRSR comes from the coding sequence ATGGTCAGGGAAATCAGGGTCCTTGGGCCGGGGTGCCCCCGGTGTGAAGCCCTTTACGACAATGTGGTTCTCGCCCTGGACGAACTCGGGATCGACGCCACGGTGGAGAAGGTGAAGGATCTGGGGCAGATCGCCGCCCACGGGGTGATGCAGACCCCGGGGCTCGTGGTGGACGGAAGGGTGGTCTCCCAGGGGAAGGTCCTTTCCGTAGAAGAGATAAAGGAACTGCTGAGGTCCAGGTGA
- a CDS encoding bifunctional diguanylate cyclase/phosphodiesterase → MALFELWRRIVQLISCKGARQLEDLLGQLFFELSARVFQAYFEARERDLREAREELEVLTRIYALLREINLLIFEERSDPRKLFQEACGIMIRTGGFALAWVGLAGEVVAAAGETAVLEGVPPLKEIAEGKNPHLVTLKEGRSVIVLDTRDEDIFAVWAEKVRDFGFGSFVSLPLYLDGLKGVLALYAEAPLHFTDREVRLLEEIARDLSLGYLHIVKTRELEKALFRDLLTGLPNQRFLLAALEHEIEVARIEKLSLALVKLDLDHFSSLNMELGRLKGDRILKVVGERLSRLVNQAGTLARIGSDEFAFSYLLQRISPALLLTHLENLFQEPIRVEQEEVKVSASVGIALFPEDASSPEDLMEAASVALREAKTRAPHGVAFFSPNLSKKAFRHFALIRELEKALGEQQFELFFQPRIRLRERRPASLEALLRWRHPERGLVMPGEFIPVLEESGLIVEVGCWVILEAARFLRACRESFPKMRISFNVSVKQFLARDRLIRVLQEILEDGFLPPGALEVEITESLLLEAGPEAKSLLSRIHELGIEIALDDFGTGYSSFAYLKEIPARTLKVDYSFVRGLPESREDAEAVMAIVSMARNLGKRVVAEGVERREQLAFLAGLGVDEVQGFLFSRPLVAEETLKFLNNFRSERFFW, encoded by the coding sequence ATGGCATTATTTGAGCTGTGGCGACGGATTGTGCAACTTATTTCTTGTAAAGGGGCCCGGCAGCTTGAGGACCTTCTGGGACAACTTTTCTTTGAGCTTTCGGCCCGGGTCTTTCAGGCCTATTTTGAGGCCCGGGAACGGGATCTCCGCGAAGCCCGAGAGGAACTGGAGGTTCTAACCAGGATATATGCCCTTTTGCGGGAAATTAATCTTCTCATTTTTGAGGAACGTTCTGACCCCCGGAAGCTCTTTCAGGAGGCCTGTGGGATTATGATTCGTACCGGGGGGTTCGCCCTGGCCTGGGTGGGTTTGGCTGGGGAGGTGGTAGCCGCTGCAGGGGAGACCGCGGTACTGGAAGGGGTGCCCCCCCTTAAAGAAATTGCAGAGGGAAAAAATCCTCATCTTGTGACCCTTAAGGAAGGAAGATCGGTAATTGTACTGGATACCCGAGATGAAGATATATTTGCTGTTTGGGCCGAAAAGGTCCGAGATTTTGGATTTGGTTCGTTTGTAAGCCTCCCCTTGTATCTTGACGGGCTTAAGGGAGTTCTGGCTCTTTATGCGGAGGCCCCTTTACATTTTACCGATCGTGAGGTCAGGCTTCTTGAGGAGATAGCACGGGATCTCTCTCTGGGGTACCTACACATTGTAAAGACCCGGGAACTTGAGAAGGCGCTTTTCCGGGATCTTCTCACCGGGCTTCCGAACCAGCGGTTTTTACTGGCTGCCCTGGAGCACGAAATAGAGGTGGCTCGAATCGAAAAGCTTTCCCTGGCTCTGGTAAAACTGGATCTGGATCACTTCAGTTCCCTAAATATGGAATTGGGACGACTGAAGGGGGACAGGATTCTTAAGGTTGTGGGTGAACGTTTGTCCCGTTTGGTGAACCAGGCTGGAACTCTGGCCCGAATAGGTTCTGATGAATTTGCTTTCTCGTATTTGCTTCAGCGAATATCACCGGCCTTGCTTCTCACCCATCTTGAGAATTTATTCCAGGAACCCATAAGAGTTGAGCAGGAGGAGGTCAAGGTTTCTGCTTCTGTGGGAATAGCCCTTTTTCCGGAAGACGCCTCTTCTCCAGAGGATCTCATGGAGGCGGCTTCTGTAGCCCTCAGAGAAGCCAAAACCAGGGCTCCTCACGGGGTAGCCTTTTTTTCTCCAAATTTATCCAAAAAAGCTTTTCGGCATTTTGCTTTGATAAGAGAATTGGAAAAGGCTTTAGGGGAGCAACAATTTGAGCTATTTTTTCAGCCACGCATTCGTCTCCGTGAACGCAGGCCTGCGTCCTTGGAAGCGCTTTTGCGCTGGCGTCATCCCGAAAGAGGACTGGTAATGCCCGGAGAGTTTATTCCTGTACTGGAAGAGTCTGGCTTAATTGTGGAGGTAGGGTGCTGGGTTATACTCGAAGCAGCCCGTTTTCTGAGGGCTTGTCGCGAAAGTTTTCCGAAAATGCGCATTTCTTTCAATGTCTCGGTTAAGCAGTTTCTGGCTCGAGATCGCTTAATTCGTGTATTACAGGAGATCTTAGAGGACGGATTCTTGCCGCCCGGGGCTTTGGAGGTGGAAATTACCGAAAGTCTTCTTCTTGAGGCTGGTCCGGAGGCCAAGAGCTTGCTTAGCCGTATTCACGAATTAGGAATTGAGATTGCTCTTGATGACTTTGGAACGGGGTATTCGTCTTTCGCCTATCTAAAAGAGATTCCCGCCCGCACCCTTAAGGTGGATTATTCATTTGTGAGGGGGCTTCCCGAAAGCCGAGAGGATGCCGAGGCGGTGATGGCCATTGTATCCATGGCTCGGAATTTGGGTAAACGCGTGGTGGCGGAGGGGGTGGAGCGGAGGGAACAGTTGGCCTTTCTGGCGGGTTTGGGAGTGGATGAAGTTCAGGGTTTTCTTTTTTCGCGTCCTCTGGTAGCTGAGGAAACACTGAAATTTTTGAATAATTTCCGCTCTGAACGGTTCTTTTGGTAA
- a CDS encoding efflux RND transporter permease subunit — MDTGIVKIAFETGANTSLSRTEEIVNRMEEIIRRTPGFIRMATVVGSEPGVISFGAERTPQQGLITVHFVDRFHRKESIWKIERRLRERFLEIPGLRYVHVYDFGATPLSSIAAPVDVMISGPDRRVLDQLADQVVVRLHEVRGLVSVSRNWYPDRVEILIRPDLEKAVRYGLSPLDLARTVRAAFSGARASVLRVPGEDGYVIRVRLPDGERRALSDLDTLPVHTPRGTIPLNEMARLEESRTLTVYRRQGLSPVVDVLGYRYTTAITHLQAQVNRLLAVLPLPPGYRISQEGEIKHMKEAFGRLRRALLLALMLLYFSLVPTFRSFLDPLTIMVAIPLSVIGAVWGLLFVGRHFCMPAAMGMILLAGIVVNNSILLIDFIRRARARGKDLHEAIEEAIRVRTRPIVMTALGTITGMLPIAAERALGLERLSPLAVVAIGGLIVATLLTLLYVPLFYTFFEDLRKELTKIIPLPPKNRA, encoded by the coding sequence ATGGACACCGGTATCGTGAAGATCGCCTTCGAGACCGGGGCCAATACCTCCCTTTCCCGCACCGAGGAAATCGTAAACCGCATGGAGGAGATTATCCGGAGGACGCCGGGATTCATCCGCATGGCCACCGTGGTGGGAAGCGAGCCCGGGGTGATCAGCTTCGGGGCGGAGAGAACGCCTCAGCAGGGTCTCATCACCGTGCATTTCGTGGACCGTTTTCACCGGAAGGAAAGCATCTGGAAGATAGAAAGGCGTCTTCGGGAGAGGTTTCTGGAAATCCCCGGCCTGCGTTATGTACATGTTTACGACTTCGGGGCCACGCCCCTCTCCTCCATCGCCGCTCCGGTGGATGTGATGATCAGCGGACCGGACCGGAGGGTGCTCGACCAACTGGCGGATCAGGTGGTGGTGCGGCTGCACGAGGTTCGGGGGCTGGTCTCCGTGTCCCGCAACTGGTACCCGGACAGGGTGGAAATCCTGATTCGTCCCGACCTGGAAAAGGCGGTCCGCTACGGGCTCTCCCCTCTCGATCTGGCCCGAACCGTGCGCGCGGCCTTCAGCGGAGCCCGCGCTTCCGTCCTGCGGGTGCCCGGGGAGGACGGCTATGTCATTCGGGTGCGTCTCCCGGATGGCGAACGCCGGGCCCTCTCGGATCTGGACACCCTCCCGGTACATACCCCCCGGGGCACCATCCCCCTCAACGAGATGGCCCGTCTGGAGGAGTCGCGTACTCTCACCGTTTACAGGCGCCAGGGACTCTCTCCGGTGGTGGATGTCCTGGGCTATCGTTACACCACCGCCATCACCCACCTCCAGGCTCAGGTGAACCGCCTCCTTGCGGTCCTTCCCCTTCCTCCCGGCTACCGGATATCCCAGGAAGGGGAGATCAAACACATGAAGGAGGCTTTCGGTCGGCTCCGCAGGGCCCTGCTCCTCGCCCTGATGCTTCTCTATTTTTCCCTGGTTCCGACCTTTCGCTCCTTCCTGGATCCCCTCACCATCATGGTGGCCATTCCGCTTTCGGTGATCGGGGCGGTCTGGGGGCTCCTTTTCGTGGGGAGGCACTTCTGCATGCCCGCGGCCATGGGCATGATCCTCCTTGCCGGGATCGTGGTCAACAACTCCATTCTCCTCATAGACTTTATCAGGCGCGCCCGGGCCCGGGGGAAAGACCTCCACGAGGCCATTGAGGAGGCTATCCGGGTGCGCACCCGGCCCATCGTAATGACCGCCCTGGGGACCATCACCGGGATGCTTCCCATAGCCGCGGAAAGGGCCCTGGGGCTGGAAAGGCTCTCCCCCCTGGCGGTGGTGGCCATCGGAGGACTGATCGTGGCCACCCTTCTTACCCTCCTCTATGTGCCCCTCTTCTATACTTTTTTCGAAGATCTGCGCAAAGAACTGACCAAAATAATACCCTTACCACCGAAAAACCGAGCTTGA
- a CDS encoding TolC family protein has protein sequence MRVLLLWGAIFLLSSGVLAGERLTLEEALSRALRNNPEILARAHEIRAAEGERRAARGVLLPQLDFLAEARRLSDPQAVTPIKGPGKFPAFSRDIYYAGVELRLPLYEGGRLRSLVRLSGIRTVLAESLRRETALDLLANVKGTYFMGLYLRGLIRARERVLAALKREEKDAALRLRVGRVPPLDLLRMKSRVKSEEAALASARQALRRVKEALSVLMGESPRSDFELSGNLTLIPLPREPEWERILFCLPEVEAARREFEAARERVRLERSGHLPRLDFLVDYGRRAGSGLHDDEEVWEAGFRLRLNLFSGGTISARVAAARARELSARERLRQVELSVRRRVLAALSEAAEARARVRALEAARQAAREAFRVESLRYRTGAGTVTDLLAAQAAWSETEAAYREALYRYARAVVSYQRATGEIARGLLQLPCEGESHAQD, from the coding sequence GTGAGGGTTCTTCTCCTTTGGGGGGCGATATTTCTTCTTTCCTCCGGGGTTCTGGCCGGAGAACGGCTCACCCTGGAGGAGGCCCTTTCCCGGGCCCTCAGGAACAACCCCGAGATCCTGGCCCGGGCGCACGAGATTCGGGCCGCGGAGGGAGAACGCCGGGCCGCCCGGGGTGTCCTCCTTCCGCAGCTCGACTTTCTTGCCGAGGCCAGGCGCCTGAGCGACCCCCAGGCCGTTACCCCCATCAAGGGGCCGGGGAAATTCCCGGCCTTCAGCCGGGACATCTATTACGCCGGGGTGGAGCTGCGTCTTCCCCTTTACGAGGGAGGGCGGCTGCGCTCCCTGGTGCGGCTTTCCGGGATCCGGACCGTGCTTGCCGAAAGCCTGCGGCGGGAGACCGCCCTGGACCTTCTGGCCAATGTGAAAGGAACCTACTTCATGGGGCTTTATCTCCGCGGCCTTATCCGGGCCCGGGAGCGGGTCCTTGCGGCGCTGAAGCGCGAGGAGAAGGACGCGGCCCTGCGCCTCAGGGTGGGGCGCGTTCCGCCCCTGGACCTCCTCCGGATGAAGAGTCGGGTCAAAAGTGAGGAGGCGGCCCTGGCCTCGGCCCGTCAGGCCCTGCGCCGGGTCAAGGAGGCCCTTTCCGTCCTTATGGGGGAGTCTCCCAGGAGCGACTTCGAGCTCTCCGGAAATCTCACCCTCATTCCGCTTCCGCGGGAGCCCGAGTGGGAGAGGATCCTTTTCTGTCTCCCGGAGGTGGAGGCGGCCCGGAGGGAATTTGAAGCGGCCCGGGAGAGGGTCCGCCTGGAGAGATCCGGGCACCTCCCCCGTCTGGATTTCCTGGTCGACTACGGCCGGCGGGCCGGCTCCGGTCTCCATGACGACGAGGAGGTCTGGGAGGCCGGTTTCCGTCTGCGGCTCAATCTTTTCAGCGGGGGAACAATTTCGGCCAGGGTGGCCGCGGCCCGGGCCCGGGAGCTTTCCGCCCGGGAGAGGCTGCGGCAGGTGGAGCTTTCCGTGCGAAGAAGGGTTCTTGCGGCCCTCTCCGAGGCTGCCGAAGCCAGGGCCCGGGTGCGGGCCCTTGAGGCGGCCCGGCAGGCCGCCCGGGAGGCCTTCCGGGTGGAAAGCCTGCGCTATCGCACCGGGGCCGGCACCGTGACGGATCTCCTCGCCGCCCAGGCGGCCTGGTCCGAGACCGAGGCCGCCTACCGGGAAGCTCTCTACCGTTACGCCCGTGCCGTGGTGTCCTATCAGCGGGCCACCGGTGAGATCGCCCGGGGTCTTCTCCAGCTTCCCTGTGAAGGAGAGAGTCATGCGCAGGATTAA
- a CDS encoding efflux RND transporter periplasmic adaptor subunit, with translation MRRIKPLLVLLVAGLAIVFAVQKVREKRAALRRLPPPRRAPLPVEVAPIRRGKLLLTEHYLGEIRPLLSARISSRLSGYLLSLTKYEGDRVEKGEVLARIDDAPIRARIASLRARIEAARVSYLTRKRIFERDRVLYREKAISEEAFELSESAFRETAARLETLRAELSAAENDLTYTVIRAPFSGVVTARLAEPGDMVVPGKALLVIEAPSRGYRVLVGVPQRMAVRFRPGAPAFLTEGERRLAVRIFRVHPAVGEGGLATVEIRLPSRPFGLPSGARVGVDLATGEAEGFIVPLRALLETTKGAYVFTVERGEGGFRVRVVRVKVRGRSGGEVVLSGDLSPGVPVVVAEESTLLRLHEGEEVLPERENS, from the coding sequence ATGCGCAGGATTAAACCCCTCCTGGTTCTTCTGGTGGCCGGCCTCGCGATCGTTTTCGCCGTACAAAAGGTGAGGGAGAAAAGAGCCGCTCTCAGGCGGCTCCCTCCCCCGCGAAGGGCGCCCCTTCCGGTGGAGGTGGCCCCGATCCGGCGGGGAAAACTCCTCCTCACCGAACACTATCTGGGGGAAATAAGGCCCCTCCTTTCGGCCCGGATCTCCTCCCGGCTCTCCGGTTACCTCCTCTCCCTCACCAAGTACGAGGGGGATAGGGTGGAAAAAGGAGAGGTGCTCGCCAGGATAGACGACGCTCCCATCCGGGCCCGCATCGCCTCGCTCAGGGCCCGGATCGAGGCCGCCCGGGTCAGCTACCTTACCAGAAAGCGCATTTTCGAACGGGATCGGGTCCTCTACCGGGAGAAGGCCATCTCGGAGGAGGCCTTCGAGCTTTCGGAATCCGCCTTTCGGGAGACCGCGGCCCGTCTCGAGACCCTCCGGGCCGAGCTTTCCGCCGCGGAAAACGACCTCACCTATACGGTTATCCGGGCCCCTTTTTCCGGGGTGGTGACCGCCCGGCTTGCCGAACCCGGGGACATGGTGGTCCCGGGAAAGGCCCTCCTCGTGATCGAGGCCCCCTCGCGGGGATATCGGGTCCTGGTGGGGGTGCCCCAGCGCATGGCCGTGCGCTTCCGACCCGGGGCCCCGGCCTTTCTCACCGAGGGGGAAAGGCGCCTGGCCGTCCGGATCTTCCGGGTTCACCCCGCGGTGGGAGAGGGAGGACTGGCCACGGTGGAGATAAGGCTTCCCTCGCGTCCCTTCGGTCTTCCCTCCGGAGCCCGGGTGGGGGTGGATCTCGCCACGGGCGAGGCCGAGGGCTTCATCGTGCCCCTTCGGGCCCTCCTCGAAACCACGAAAGGCGCCTATGTCTTCACCGTGGAAAGAGGGGAAGGTGGATTCCGGGTGCGGGTGGTGAGGGTCAAGGTGCGCGGGCGCTCCGGCGGGGAAGTGGTCCTTTCCGGGGATCTTTCCCCGGGTGTGCCGGTGGTGGTGGCTGAGGAAAGCACCCTCCTCCGGCTCCACGAGGGAGAAGAGGTCCTTCCCGAAAGGGAAAATTCATGA
- a CDS encoding 5-formyltetrahydrofolate cyclo-ligase — protein MISEAPPDIMELKKQLRKEMLQKRSELSPEERENLSLSICHRFLKTELFERSRTILFFASFGTEVNLFPALGAALLQGKRVGLPRTVISRRTLFFHQIFTLGELVPGPYGILEPPPENPLISPDEVDLVLVPGLAFDRSGYRLGYGGGFYDRFLREIRAIKVAPAFSFQVVKNLPHEKHDLPVDFIITEREIIIPEISPLAP, from the coding sequence ATGATTAGCGAAGCACCCCCGGACATTATGGAACTGAAAAAACAACTTCGAAAGGAAATGCTTCAAAAAAGGAGCGAGCTTTCCCCTGAAGAAAGGGAGAATTTATCCTTGTCTATCTGTCATCGTTTTCTTAAAACTGAACTTTTTGAAAGGTCTCGTACTATTTTATTTTTTGCCTCTTTTGGCACCGAAGTGAATCTTTTTCCTGCATTGGGAGCAGCTCTTCTACAGGGAAAAAGAGTAGGTCTTCCCCGCACCGTGATCTCCCGGCGGACTTTATTCTTCCATCAAATTTTTACCCTTGGAGAGTTGGTTCCGGGGCCTTATGGAATTTTAGAGCCTCCCCCGGAAAATCCTTTGATTTCGCCGGATGAAGTTGATCTCGTACTGGTTCCGGGGCTTGCTTTTGACCGGAGTGGTTATCGCCTAGGCTACGGAGGGGGATTCTACGATCGTTTTCTCCGGGAAATTCGTGCTATTAAGGTGGCTCCGGCTTTTTCTTTTCAGGTGGTGAAGAACCTGCCCCACGAGAAACACGACCTCCCCGTAGATTTCATTATTACAGAGAGGGAGATTATAATACCGGAAATCTCTCCTCTCGCACCTTAA